Proteins from one Candidatus Saccharimonadales bacterium genomic window:
- a CDS encoding tetratricopeptide repeat protein has protein sequence MLGIFVIAVFGFFAVMHRQTVDEVVADLPLKLSDKLDRLWEVAQESLRDKKYLRAEKALLTILRVDERNATAYNRLGILYAKQQAFKDAIECFEIAQSLEPSASSLHNVGLIYYETKYYEKAALAFEQALSMENDLAARHIAYAKVQEKLGKNKRMIESLERAVELDPIPQTLNILADAYEHNGQEELALSLREKSAKMIIPQGQPKRIKQPRRVIM, from the coding sequence ATGCTAGGAATCTTTGTTATTGCGGTATTCGGCTTTTTTGCTGTTATGCACCGTCAAACAGTCGATGAAGTTGTCGCTGATTTGCCTTTAAAACTTTCCGATAAGCTTGATCGGTTATGGGAAGTTGCACAGGAATCATTACGAGATAAAAAATATCTTCGTGCTGAAAAAGCCTTATTAACGATCCTTCGCGTTGATGAGCGTAACGCGACTGCGTATAATCGTCTTGGAATTTTATATGCAAAACAACAAGCATTTAAAGATGCTATTGAGTGTTTTGAAATTGCACAGAGTCTGGAGCCAAGTGCGAGTAGTCTTCATAACGTTGGGCTTATCTACTACGAAACAAAGTATTATGAAAAAGCAGCACTTGCATTTGAGCAGGCACTTTCTATGGAAAATGATCTTGCGGCACGTCACATTGCCTATGCTAAGGTTCAGGAGAAACTAGGAAAGAATAAGAGAATGATTGAATCACTAGAACGTGCCGTAGAGCTCGATCCAATCCCTCAGACTCTTAATATTCTTGCAGATGCATATGAACATAATGGTCAAGAAGAACTCGCTCTCAGCCTTCGAGAAAAATCAGCGAAAATGATCATTCCACAAGGTCAACCAAAACGAATCAAGCAACCTCGTCGCGTCATAATGTAA
- a CDS encoding GNAT family N-acetyltransferase, producing MKDIQTSLAGLMLVKPNPDRDASFAYSWFNSDHGRDTLLKMGNAQKHITTATLEKEVATLEEFIDLEKSGKQLTWMMRIDNKTVGAVWIELYETEYLRSPAVHIMIGDIQYRGQGIGKASMNAMIDVAKNNLQATTIYSRHLSSNDIVIKLNSSLGFEMDGLPYTDVDGLTFQNVLKVL from the coding sequence ATGAAAGATATTCAAACCAGCCTAGCGGGGCTTATGCTCGTTAAGCCTAATCCTGACCGTGACGCGTCGTTTGCCTATAGCTGGTTCAACTCAGACCATGGACGAGATACGCTACTAAAAATGGGTAATGCTCAAAAGCATATTACTACAGCAACTCTAGAAAAAGAAGTTGCAACACTCGAAGAATTTATTGATCTTGAAAAGTCAGGTAAACAGTTAACCTGGATGATGAGGATAGATAATAAAACAGTGGGTGCCGTATGGATCGAACTATATGAGACTGAATATTTGCGTTCACCAGCGGTCCATATCATGATTGGAGACATACAGTATAGAGGACAGGGTATTGGTAAGGCATCGATGAATGCAATGATTGACGTTGCTAAAAATAACCTACAAGCTACAACTATATATTCACGACATCTTTCAAGTAATGATATTGTTATTAAGCTCAATAGTTCACTTGGATTTGAGATGGACGGGTTGCCATATACCGATGTTGATGGGCTCACATTCCAAAATGTTTTAAAAGTGTTATAA